A window of Solanum stenotomum isolate F172 chromosome 3, ASM1918654v1, whole genome shotgun sequence contains these coding sequences:
- the LOC125860365 gene encoding oil body-associated protein 2A-like, with product MASTTKGHEQVPPGEPMSMGQHILDKGAQMMQSLKPIKQMNQHVCTFAMYSHDMSRQIETHHYVTRVNQDFLQCAVYDSDESTGRLIGVEYILSERIFESLPQEEQKLWHSHAHEIKSGLWVNPRVPEMVIMPELENLTKTYGKFWCTWQTDRGDKLPIGPPSLMMSPQPVDLGIVKIGLVKKRDDKYIISMDAMKTARADLSEPTRLNSRADYWVEHGKGFAIDVEDVEMKKIAPFP from the exons ATGGCTTCTACAACAAAAGGTCATGAGCAAGTTCCACCAGGAGAGCCTATGTCAATGGGGCAACATATACTAGACAAAGGGGCTCAAATGATGCAATCTTTAAAACCTATCAAGCAAATGAACCAACATGTTTGTACATTTGCTATGTACAGTCATGATATGTCCCGTCAAATTGAGACACATCACTATGTCACACGCGTAAATCAAGATTTTCTTCAGTGTGCTGTTTATGATTCTGATGAATCCACCGGACGCCTTATCG GAGTGGAGTATATATTATCTGAACGTATCTTTGAAAGTTTGCCTCAAGAAGAACAAAAACTTTGGCATTCTCATGCACACGAG ATAAAATCAGGACTTTGGGTGAATCCAAGAGTTCCAGAAATGGTAATAATGCCTGAACTGGAGAATCTTACCAAAACCTATGGCAAATTCTGGTGTACGTGGCAGACAGATAGAG GTGACAAGTTACCAATTGGGCCTCCATCACTAATGATGTCTCCACAACCAGTAGATTTGGGCATTGTGAAAATAGGTCTAGTCAAGAAGAGAGATGACAAGTACATCATATCGATGGACGCCATGAAAACAGCTCGGGCTGATTTATCTGAGCCCACCCGTCTCAATTCGAGGGCGGATTATTGGGTGGAGCACGGTAAGGGTTTCGCGATCGAtgttgaggatgttgagatgaaGAAGATAGCACCATTTCCATGA